The following proteins are co-located in the Xiphophorus maculatus strain JP 163 A chromosome 8, X_maculatus-5.0-male, whole genome shotgun sequence genome:
- the LOC102226271 gene encoding transcription factor jun-D-like, with amino-acid sequence METPFYHDDTPAAPSFSQVAEYERYPGGKMLMSKKAASLGGGHHFLGGGNAAAGRGGNHGNLGLPGSSALMAPGSSSAAADMNLLKLASPDLEHLIIQSNQGLVSTSPASSAANPFLYRSPATNEQEGFADGFVKALADLHKQNQLVGGGHVSPPASYQRNLMSGGDMPVYTNLSSFTPGQMSYPGGQMAYGGGPHSHGRGPDAPQTVPEVPHPPGDPASPPSLSPIDLETQERIKAERKKLRNRIAASKCRKRKLERISRLEEKVKVLKNQNSDLASTAAMLRQQVAQLKQKVMSHVTNGCQIAVATGTAAAKSGPGSENSSC; translated from the coding sequence atggagactccGTTCTACCACGACGACACGCCGGCCGCGCCCAGCTTCAGCCAGGTGGCCGAGTACGAGCGCTACCCGGGCGGGAAGATGCTGATGAGCAAGAAGGCGGCGTCCCTGGGCGGCGGCCACCACTTCCTGGGCGGAGGCAACGCCGCGGCAGGAAGGGgcggtaaccatggcaacctgGGCCTTCCCGGCAGCAGCGCCCTGATGGCGCCCGGCTCTTCGTCCGCGGCGGCGGACATGAACCTGCTGAAGCTGGCGTCCCCGGACCTGGAGCACCTGATCATCCAGTCCAATCAGGGCCTGGTGTCCACAAgccccgcctccagcgccgccaACCCCTTCCTGTACCGCAGCCCCGCCACCAACGAGCAGGAGGGCTTCGCCGACGGCTTCGTCAAGGCGCTGGCCGACCTGCACAAGCAGAACCAGCTGGTGGGCGGCGGACACGTGTCCCCGCCTGCGTCCTACCAGAGGAACCTGATGTCCGGCGGAGACATGCCCGTCTACACCAACCTGAGCAGCTTCACCCCGGGGCAGATGTCCTACCCCGGGGGGCAGATGGCGTACGGCGGCGGGCCGCACAGCCACGGCCGCGGCCCGGACGCCCCTCAGACCGTCCCCGAGGTCCCCCACCCGCCCGGCGACCCCGCGTCCCCGCCGTCCCTGTCCCCCATCGACCTGGAGACGCAGGAGCGAATCAAAGCCGAGCGCAAGAAGCTGCGCAACCGCATCGCCGCGTCCAAGTGCCGCAAGCGGAAGCTGGAGCGGATCTCCCGCCTGGAGGAGAAGGTGAAGGTCCTGAAGAACCAGAACTCGGACCTGGCGTCCACCGCCGCCATGCTGCGGCAGCAGGTGGCCCAGCTCAAGCAGAAGGTCATGAGTCACGTCACCAACGGCTGCCAGATCGCCGTGGCGACCGGAACCGCCGCCGCCAAGTCTGGACCCGGCAGCGAGAATTCCAGCTGCTGA